A window of the Desulfatirhabdium butyrativorans DSM 18734 genome harbors these coding sequences:
- a CDS encoding beta strand repeat-containing protein has product MTKHGTKWLVAALAVAMVFGIAATGAMAAVNSGAADFTVNAFPTATSVGGDPINLTINVLDKNGNINTFSSGQYGDVLFQITTSLGTTTVPASSSGGASSAGGYYEAMNLTNIRPNAGVLLAAIEYGGSSGTDTVTVSMFETVINASGDVVAGNIIGTKSVTVTVNQGTTISKITGITFTNAVDGTDATTDSQRDTVSGRATGIKVTTDSGSSGKVTVSFVGIDKKDSFGNNAKGTTVTADVQVSNGVGTGTVTLTKAGYYEVRGATDTVAYTRLVDPTAATDISGSAFQLYVRPGAAKKLALSFEKTVVAVSASAQNTNAATVVRMDSNDNASGYSDPTTNPATNAGLITISLTPTPSTYVSTGTVTIGASSASGTGNITGLAAGTATVVASAGSTSGLTDSSAVSVIAKADGLTGASVSVTTAAVGSSLTVSTINETSSPATLKAGQPVSLKFGKQTLSSTLTGSAAPYTATFTLPTTAMSGTLVLEMANGALGSFTIGTLTTYGAAGKTVQLINPNGFAITGFNANYRGLAFNFPNTSQGSKFQVLDQYGNDVSFSDSALTGTLSSTDLASGNNSTVNLGKGATSDALLTWASTVKGTKTVTLTPVATSGIPAITFNVDKLGTPTLASIKVTPGATSTLANSSIPLIIETFDTNGKRTALSGTNNLIVTVQSTKQVASLSYTAGGTRTVLASGSIIDTYSTNAGSWAAGTDTAKKDGRLALTLNTGNVQDTVRVTVSTLDGTLSANSGDITVSVNSTKEIGNDPGTTTTTVVSDQAVILKINTTNKYGDTPAHQWFVFTGTASGIQLPLYLLGDKGIVAIVPGLDIYQYTYSYPAGSTVQIAQLKMTDLGLKAGDTFAYAYAYDTAAGKFVMDNVVIITVK; this is encoded by the coding sequence ATGACGAAACATGGAACAAAATGGCTGGTAGCGGCTTTGGCCGTGGCAATGGTTTTTGGTATTGCCGCTACGGGCGCAATGGCAGCAGTTAACAGCGGAGCTGCGGATTTTACGGTCAATGCATTTCCTACGGCAACAAGCGTAGGGGGCGATCCGATTAACCTGACTATCAACGTTCTGGATAAAAACGGCAATATCAATACGTTCAGCAGTGGGCAGTATGGTGACGTTCTTTTCCAGATCACCACTTCGCTGGGTACGACAACGGTGCCAGCTTCTTCTTCCGGCGGCGCCTCTAGCGCAGGTGGGTATTATGAAGCAATGAACCTGACCAATATCCGCCCGAATGCAGGTGTGCTGCTGGCTGCCATTGAATATGGCGGCTCCTCCGGCACCGACACCGTCACCGTTTCCATGTTCGAAACGGTAATCAATGCGAGTGGTGATGTCGTTGCGGGAAATATCATTGGCACCAAAAGCGTCACGGTTACCGTGAACCAGGGAACTACGATTTCCAAAATTACAGGAATTACCTTCACGAATGCTGTTGATGGAACGGATGCAACAACGGACTCCCAGAGGGACACGGTATCGGGAAGAGCTACAGGGATCAAAGTAACAACCGATTCCGGTTCGTCCGGCAAGGTTACGGTCAGTTTTGTGGGGATCGACAAGAAAGATTCCTTCGGGAATAATGCCAAGGGAACCACGGTTACCGCAGATGTCCAGGTCAGCAATGGGGTCGGGACGGGGACGGTTACACTGACCAAGGCAGGCTATTATGAAGTTCGAGGAGCCACCGATACGGTCGCCTATACAAGGCTGGTCGATCCGACGGCTGCAACCGATATCAGTGGAAGCGCATTTCAACTGTACGTCCGACCTGGCGCTGCCAAAAAACTGGCGCTTTCGTTTGAAAAAACTGTAGTGGCGGTAAGTGCTTCTGCTCAGAATACGAATGCAGCAACAGTTGTCCGAATGGATAGCAACGACAATGCATCGGGGTATTCCGATCCGACTACCAATCCGGCTACCAATGCGGGTCTCATTACTATTTCGTTGACGCCTACGCCCAGCACCTATGTTTCGACCGGGACGGTTACGATTGGGGCAAGTTCGGCAAGTGGAACAGGGAATATTACAGGGCTTGCCGCAGGGACTGCAACGGTTGTTGCCAGCGCTGGCTCCACCTCCGGTTTGACGGACAGTTCGGCTGTTTCGGTTATAGCTAAAGCGGATGGTCTTACAGGGGCGTCCGTCTCGGTGACCACAGCAGCAGTTGGCTCATCCCTTACAGTTTCCACAATTAATGAGACAAGTAGTCCTGCTACGTTGAAAGCGGGGCAGCCGGTCAGTCTGAAGTTTGGAAAGCAGACGCTTTCTTCGACGCTTACTGGCAGCGCAGCGCCGTATACGGCAACCTTCACTTTACCTACAACCGCGATGTCAGGTACCCTCGTTTTGGAGATGGCCAATGGTGCGCTTGGCTCCTTTACGATTGGAACCCTTACCACCTATGGGGCCGCAGGGAAGACGGTTCAGCTGATCAATCCCAACGGATTTGCGATTACCGGATTCAATGCCAATTATCGGGGCCTGGCTTTCAATTTCCCGAACACATCGCAGGGTTCGAAATTCCAGGTGCTCGACCAGTATGGGAACGATGTATCCTTCAGCGATTCTGCTCTGACAGGCACATTGAGCTCCACAGATCTGGCAAGCGGAAACAACTCGACGGTTAATTTGGGCAAAGGCGCAACCAGCGATGCCCTGTTGACATGGGCCAGCACGGTCAAAGGAACCAAGACCGTGACGCTGACTCCGGTCGCTACATCTGGTATTCCAGCGATTACCTTCAATGTGGATAAGCTCGGTACGCCTACGCTTGCCTCTATTAAGGTGACGCCTGGGGCAACCTCTACCCTGGCGAATAGCTCGATTCCGCTTATTATCGAAACATTCGATACAAATGGTAAGAGGACTGCATTGAGTGGTACCAACAATCTCATTGTCACGGTCCAAAGCACCAAGCAAGTTGCAAGCTTGAGCTATACTGCTGGAGGAACAAGAACTGTTCTGGCAAGTGGATCGATCATCGATACCTATTCAACTAATGCTGGTAGTTGGGCTGCTGGTACGGATACCGCCAAAAAGGATGGGCGGCTTGCGCTGACACTGAACACCGGAAATGTTCAGGATACAGTTCGTGTGACCGTGAGCACGCTGGATGGAACTTTATCGGCCAACAGCGGAGACATTACGGTTTCGGTGAACTCCACGAAGGAAATCGGCAATGATCCGGGTACGACTACCACAACGGTTGTTTCCGATCAGGCGGTCATCCTGAAGATCAACACAACCAACAAATATGGCGACACCCCAGCTCATCAGTGGTTCGTGTTCACGGGTACAGCAAGTGGTATTCAGTTGCCCCTGTATCTGCTGGGTGACAAGGGTATCGTTGCAATCGTTCCCGGCCTGGATATCTATCAGTACACCTATAGCTATCCGGCAGGCAGCACGGTTCAGATTGCCCAGTTGAAGATGACGGACCTTGGCTTGAAGGCAGGCGATACGTTTGCCTATGCGTATGCATACGATACGGCAGCCGGGAAGTTTGTCATGGACAACGTGGTGATCATTACCGTAAAATGA
- a CDS encoding DUF2283 domain-containing protein, which produces MKLKIDQENDALYLRLDESAVVESEEVQPGVIMDFNEEGRVVGIEILQLSLRTKPEMLRHFQYEAA; this is translated from the coding sequence ATGAAACTCAAGATCGATCAGGAAAACGACGCGCTCTATTTGCGCCTGGATGAATCCGCCGTCGTTGAATCCGAAGAAGTTCAGCCCGGTGTCATTATGGATTTCAACGAAGAAGGAAGGGTCGTCGGCATTGAAATTCTGCAGTTGAGTCTTCGGACGAAACCGGAGATGTTGCGACATTTTCAATACGAAGCTGCGTGA
- a CDS encoding glycosyltransferase — protein IRSSRVRQGVSCSSSCESYPSTNRENRSTRQRLPHPTDALRQWALRQWGDGRSGGRILAIGRLTYYKGHEYLIEAAKGLPSGFHIRIVGEGDRMAALQHMIDNGGLADRVALMGGLPDNRLHAMLDTCDCLCLPSIERTEAFGLVLLEAMRYEKPVIACDVAGSGMGWVVADGESGMLVPPADAQALADAIRRMAADETMRAAMARAAFQRFERLFRIDRVAAQVAELYEQWAVGGGR, from the coding sequence GATTCGTAGTAGCCGCGTGCGGCAAGGCGTCTCGTGCTCAAGTTCATGTGAATCGTACCCATCGACCAATAGAGAAAACCGGTCTACTCGACAACGGCTGCCCCATCCGACGGATGCCCTCCGGCAGTGGGCACTCCGGCAATGGGGCGATGGCCGATCAGGCGGCAGAATACTTGCCATCGGCAGACTGACCTATTATAAAGGACACGAATACCTGATCGAGGCGGCAAAGGGATTGCCTTCGGGCTTTCATATCCGGATCGTTGGAGAAGGGGATCGGATGGCTGCCCTGCAGCACATGATCGATAACGGCGGCCTGGCGGATCGGGTGGCCCTGATGGGCGGGCTTCCGGATAACCGGCTGCATGCCATGCTCGATACCTGTGATTGTCTGTGTCTGCCTTCGATCGAGCGTACCGAAGCATTTGGGCTTGTATTGTTGGAAGCGATGCGGTATGAAAAGCCTGTCATTGCCTGCGATGTGGCGGGCTCCGGGATGGGCTGGGTGGTTGCCGATGGGGAGAGCGGCATGTTGGTGCCTCCTGCAGATGCGCAAGCGCTTGCCGATGCCATCCGGCGGATGGCGGCCGATGAAACGATGCGGGCCGCCATGGCACGGGCTGCCTTTCAGCGTTTCGAGCGCCTGTTCCGGATCGATCGTGTGGCTGCGCAGGTGGCCGAATTGTATGAGCAGTGGGCAGTCGGCGGTGGGCGGTAG
- a CDS encoding tetratricopeptide repeat protein, whose translation MGIGLILLLAFVAYSRNELWRHPINLWCQNAEAMPENNRAWRIYGKSLIVAGKYEEGIRVIQDKGMIRLGNDGDQGFSMEPETLLNLLVANIRLKRYEQAKELIDYGFTLDMTPLNRSKLWTNYANMMQFQGRMAESEAYYREAIREFPSNLIAKTNLANLLFTLGRLDEAKAIYTDILKIEPNNNHAIKGLEIMEMKQAE comes from the coding sequence TTGGGAATCGGCCTGATCTTGCTGCTTGCTTTTGTAGCCTATTCCCGAAATGAGCTATGGCGACATCCGATCAATTTATGGTGCCAGAATGCCGAAGCGATGCCAGAAAACAATCGGGCTTGGAGAATATACGGAAAATCGCTCATTGTGGCCGGGAAATATGAAGAAGGGATCCGTGTAATTCAAGACAAAGGCATGATCCGGCTTGGAAATGACGGTGACCAGGGGTTTTCGATGGAGCCCGAAACATTGCTGAATTTGCTTGTTGCAAATATTCGGCTGAAAAGGTATGAACAGGCCAAGGAATTAATCGACTACGGTTTTACCCTGGATATGACGCCCCTGAACCGGTCGAAGCTATGGACCAACTATGCGAATATGATGCAGTTTCAGGGAAGGATGGCGGAGAGCGAAGCCTATTATCGGGAAGCGATCCGGGAATTCCCATCCAATCTTATTGCCAAAACCAATTTGGCGAATTTGCTGTTCACTTTGGGACGTCTGGATGAAGCGAAAGCAATCTATACCGATATCCTCAAAATCGAGCCGAATAATAACCATGCGATCAAAGGTCTTGAAATCATGGAAATGAAACAAGCGGAGTAA
- a CDS encoding glycosyltransferase family 2 protein: MENIGNRLAVLIPALNEAEVVASVIDGVRRHRPDATVVVIDDASTDDTAAVAESCGAVVLPLPIRLGAWGATRTGFRYARQQGFDIVVTMDADGQHRPELIGDIVSPVTEGKTHVVIGSCIRRGSVGRRITWRFFRWLTGLDVADLTSGFRAYCPAAVEVIMSGDTALLDYQDIGVLFALRRAGLRIVEVPVEMCCRRNGISRVYSSWMRVMRYLAVTMVVSLANKGFKPLLSGLIPFARVGSKP; the protein is encoded by the coding sequence ATGGAGAATATCGGCAACAGGCTTGCGGTGCTGATTCCGGCGCTGAATGAGGCGGAGGTGGTGGCATCCGTCATTGACGGGGTGCGGCGGCATCGGCCCGATGCCACTGTGGTGGTGATCGATGACGCGAGCACCGACGATACGGCGGCAGTGGCCGAAAGCTGCGGTGCCGTCGTGCTGCCGCTTCCCATACGTCTGGGCGCATGGGGGGCCACGCGCACCGGGTTTCGCTACGCCCGGCAGCAAGGGTTCGACATCGTCGTCACGATGGATGCCGACGGGCAGCACCGGCCGGAGTTGATCGGCGATATCGTCTCTCCAGTCACGGAAGGCAAGACCCATGTCGTGATCGGCTCCTGTATCCGCCGCGGCAGCGTCGGCCGACGGATTACCTGGCGGTTTTTCCGGTGGCTTACGGGTCTCGATGTGGCCGATCTCACCTCCGGATTTCGCGCCTATTGTCCGGCTGCAGTCGAGGTCATCATGAGCGGGGACACGGCTCTTCTCGACTATCAGGACATCGGGGTGCTGTTTGCCCTGAGGCGGGCCGGGCTTCGCATCGTGGAGGTGCCGGTGGAGATGTGCTGTCGGCGAAACGGCATTTCCCGGGTCTATTCGTCGTGGATGCGGGTCATGCGGTACCTTGCCGTAACGATGGTGGTTTCATTGGCCAATAAAGGTTTCAAACCTCTTCTTTCGGGGTTGATTCCCTTCGCAAGGGTCGGATCGAAGCCATGA
- a CDS encoding S8 family serine peptidase: MISGNFMSDRQIRWIRMIALAMLLVLQPIMAVVANSGTYSEGARSQSGADREASRVVGAHRIGSTGIVRLRYANTDGSGGEEWLLNEATGSMRRANRGSFPPVTRLEQGVWLSTDWKTILKLSDIQKLSKGQGAVIALIDTGIDLNNANLSGMLWTNSGEIPGDGIDNDGNGYVDDVHGWSTGDGSNALQDSYGHGTALSSIIQEIAPDARIMVLKINEDGQGSFSEGALLEALLYAKNNGAAIVNLSLSIAASDELKSAIRQLWGIGAVIPAAAGNGGSTSSVEFPASMAETIAVGAMYTDTQVASWISPVGDALDVMAPGVAIPVAAIGGGQSVMSGTSFSTAMASAVLAVLHGMDPGLGRDGLYQALIHGVRDLGAAGKDTTYGYGAIDGEKLVAYVTQTVGETTGNHEYSVSLRTPLKLCVLATNSYGETPVHEWFALSAVAGGQVLSVYVFDGKSLVLAAAAADLTRNVYPYAAGQVNVIGTLSLADLGLSEGDTLAYAYAYSNENGEIRFPEVVTIQAK, translated from the coding sequence ATGATAAGCGGCAATTTCATGAGCGACAGACAAATACGATGGATACGGATGATTGCTCTGGCGATGCTTCTGGTGCTGCAGCCGATCATGGCTGTTGTCGCTAATTCGGGAACATATTCCGAAGGTGCACGCAGCCAGAGTGGCGCAGATCGTGAGGCTTCAAGGGTGGTGGGGGCGCATCGTATCGGTTCTACCGGCATCGTGCGGCTTCGGTATGCCAATACGGATGGGAGCGGCGGCGAAGAATGGCTGCTGAACGAGGCGACAGGATCGATGCGAAGGGCCAACCGGGGAAGCTTTCCGCCGGTAACGAGGCTGGAACAGGGCGTGTGGCTTTCGACGGACTGGAAAACCATCCTGAAACTCTCGGATATCCAGAAACTCTCGAAAGGCCAGGGAGCGGTGATCGCCCTGATCGACACCGGGATCGACCTGAACAACGCAAACCTTTCTGGAATGCTGTGGACCAATTCCGGGGAAATCCCAGGGGATGGCATCGACAATGACGGCAACGGCTATGTGGATGATGTGCATGGCTGGAGCACGGGGGATGGAAGCAATGCGCTGCAGGACAGCTACGGTCACGGAACGGCGCTCTCATCGATCATTCAGGAGATTGCTCCCGATGCCCGAATCATGGTATTGAAGATCAACGAGGATGGCCAGGGCAGTTTTTCGGAAGGGGCACTGCTTGAAGCGCTGTTGTATGCGAAGAACAACGGTGCTGCCATCGTCAACCTGAGCCTCAGCATCGCCGCATCGGATGAGCTGAAAAGCGCGATCCGGCAGTTGTGGGGTATCGGGGCGGTGATTCCCGCTGCGGCCGGAAACGGCGGATCCACCAGTTCCGTGGAATTTCCGGCATCGATGGCGGAAACCATCGCCGTTGGCGCCATGTACACGGATACCCAGGTGGCTTCCTGGATTTCGCCTGTTGGCGATGCGCTCGATGTGATGGCGCCCGGGGTCGCCATACCGGTTGCGGCGATCGGCGGCGGGCAGAGTGTGATGAGCGGCACATCCTTCAGCACGGCCATGGCAAGCGCAGTGCTGGCTGTCTTGCATGGCATGGACCCCGGTTTGGGACGGGATGGCCTATACCAGGCCCTGATTCATGGGGTGCGGGATTTGGGTGCGGCCGGAAAAGATACGACGTATGGGTATGGGGCAATCGATGGGGAAAAACTGGTTGCCTATGTGACCCAGACCGTTGGGGAGACGACCGGGAATCACGAGTACAGCGTCAGCTTGCGTACGCCTCTTAAACTGTGTGTGTTGGCGACAAATTCTTACGGGGAGACGCCTGTCCATGAATGGTTTGCCCTGTCGGCTGTGGCTGGCGGGCAGGTCCTTTCGGTTTATGTTTTCGATGGCAAAAGTCTCGTTCTTGCAGCGGCGGCCGCGGATTTGACGCGCAACGTTTATCCGTATGCTGCCGGCCAGGTCAATGTGATTGGAACGCTTTCGCTGGCGGATTTGGGTCTTTCGGAAGGAGACACACTGGCGTATGCGTATGCCTACAGCAATGAAAACGGGGAAATTCGGTTTCCGGAAGTGGTGACGATTCAGGCGAAATAG
- a CDS encoding DUF2304 domain-containing protein yields the protein MTLPFTWVSIALGGFVAIGILILVRRNHLVVSHAVWWLFVAGCSVLIGVFPRLMDWIAERIGVHYPPIFIVAVVVAGMLIKMLTMDLQLAVNERKIRSLAQRIAILEHELRKARGVGVDREEP from the coding sequence ATGACCCTCCCCTTTACCTGGGTGTCGATCGCATTGGGTGGTTTTGTGGCCATCGGCATTCTGATCCTCGTGCGAAGAAACCATCTCGTTGTCAGCCATGCCGTCTGGTGGCTTTTCGTGGCGGGGTGCAGCGTTCTGATCGGGGTTTTCCCTCGTTTGATGGACTGGATTGCCGAACGGATCGGAGTCCATTATCCGCCCATTTTCATTGTGGCTGTCGTTGTTGCCGGAATGCTGATCAAGATGCTGACCATGGATCTGCAATTGGCCGTAAACGAGCGAAAAATCCGAAGCCTTGCCCAACGGATCGCCATTTTGGAACATGAGCTGCGAAAAGCCCGTGGGGTTGGTGTCGATCGGGAGGAGCCATGA
- a CDS encoding DUF4258 domain-containing protein, with the protein MKDFELSVHAKHMLMERGIPETWVWWTLESPDRIVTGDDNNLHYFKTKSEFNGRVLHVVVNANVVPKKLVTVFFDRRARSHR; encoded by the coding sequence ATGAAAGATTTCGAACTGTCGGTTCATGCAAAACACATGTTGATGGAAAGGGGAATTCCTGAAACATGGGTATGGTGGACATTGGAAAGTCCCGACAGAATCGTTACAGGAGATGATAACAATTTGCACTATTTCAAGACCAAAAGCGAGTTCAATGGACGTGTACTTCATGTCGTGGTCAATGCGAACGTTGTACCAAAGAAATTGGTGACGGTTTTCTTTGACCGTCGAGCACGGAGCCATCGATGA
- a CDS encoding ABC transporter permease has translation MNLDVFLRWLLAPFRYATLFFGFIRQEIRGRYAGSMGGLLWSVVTPLTNMIVYIFVFAVVFKIRLKPMETGTDNFVLFLLAGLLPWMAFSEAVANSSGMFVGKANLITKVAFPLEVVPLAAVSVTFILAGVGFVIFLGYLVLLGYAHVMWLWLVPVTAVFMLFTLGLVVLIGSLSVFVRDIQQMIGIVLSLWMYLSPVVYPVTMLSERLRMLMRANPMFSFIELYHEVLLRHQMPVDLFGMAAGFSVISFLIGAWFYEKSRNAFADVL, from the coding sequence ATGAATTTGGACGTTTTTCTGCGCTGGCTGCTGGCGCCATTTCGTTACGCCACCCTGTTTTTCGGGTTCATCCGGCAGGAAATCCGGGGCCGGTATGCCGGATCGATGGGCGGGCTTCTGTGGAGTGTGGTCACCCCGCTTACGAATATGATCGTCTATATCTTCGTATTTGCGGTGGTGTTCAAAATCCGGCTCAAACCGATGGAGACGGGGACCGACAACTTCGTGCTCTTTCTGCTGGCTGGCCTGCTGCCCTGGATGGCGTTTTCCGAGGCTGTGGCCAACAGCAGCGGAATGTTCGTCGGCAAGGCCAATCTCATCACCAAAGTCGCCTTCCCGCTCGAGGTCGTGCCGCTTGCAGCCGTTTCGGTCACGTTCATCCTGGCAGGTGTCGGCTTCGTCATCTTCCTGGGGTATCTGGTCCTGCTGGGGTATGCGCATGTCATGTGGCTGTGGCTTGTGCCCGTGACCGCGGTGTTCATGCTGTTTACCCTCGGGCTTGTGGTGCTGATCGGCTCGCTCAGCGTGTTCGTTCGGGACATTCAGCAGATGATCGGGATCGTTCTCTCCCTGTGGATGTACCTGAGTCCGGTGGTCTATCCGGTCACCATGCTCTCGGAGCGGCTCCGGATGCTGATGCGGGCCAATCCCATGTTCTCCTTCATCGAACTGTATCACGAAGTGCTGTTGCGGCATCAAATGCCGGTGGACCTGTTCGGGATGGCCGCCGGATTTTCGGTGATCTCGTTTCTGATCGGCGCATGGTTTTATGAAAAAAGCCGCAATGCCTTTGCGGATGTGCTATGA
- a CDS encoding glycosyltransferase, with protein MAVLIAVVTCNGEATIGRTLKAALALDADAPVLVIDNASMDATIAVVGGMENPRIRLNRNDENLGVGAAFNEALRHAKTMGAEWLMLLDQDSEPAADALAVMREAALDPGDAGSRTSMRVAALFPTVRCRSHPDVIHYPMDWTGAGFSAVIPEEGQDVPGRLPVDTAISSGALYRVAALDAIGGFNEGYFIDFVDHECHLRLKNAGFGLWWVRGAEIRHDLGRIQKRTDSGLWIEHAPFRYYYMARNMIRGYWHFGGMRALWGLIGEMRGHIRRLRENSADAEACIAALRLGVVHGILGKTGKHPSCMRL; from the coding sequence ATGGCGGTGCTGATTGCGGTTGTCACCTGCAACGGGGAAGCGACGATCGGCCGGACCCTGAAGGCGGCCCTTGCCCTGGATGCGGATGCGCCGGTTCTCGTGATCGACAATGCTTCGATGGATGCAACGATAGCTGTTGTCGGGGGGATGGAAAACCCGCGGATTCGGCTCAACCGAAACGATGAAAACCTTGGGGTTGGCGCGGCCTTCAATGAAGCGCTGCGGCATGCGAAGACCATGGGCGCCGAATGGCTGATGCTCCTCGATCAGGACAGCGAGCCTGCGGCAGATGCGCTTGCGGTGATGCGCGAGGCGGCCTTGGATCCGGGGGACGCCGGGAGCCGGACGTCCATGAGGGTTGCCGCCCTGTTTCCGACCGTCCGTTGCCGGAGCCATCCGGATGTCATCCATTACCCGATGGATTGGACGGGGGCGGGTTTTTCGGCGGTCATCCCGGAAGAAGGGCAAGATGTGCCCGGCCGGTTGCCTGTCGATACGGCCATCAGCTCCGGGGCGCTTTACCGGGTGGCGGCCCTGGACGCCATCGGCGGGTTCAACGAGGGCTATTTCATCGATTTCGTGGATCACGAATGCCATTTGAGACTCAAGAATGCCGGATTCGGGCTGTGGTGGGTGCGGGGCGCCGAAATCCGGCACGATCTGGGCCGCATTCAGAAGAGGACCGATTCGGGCTTGTGGATCGAGCATGCCCCGTTTCGGTATTATTATATGGCCAGGAACATGATCCGCGGGTACTGGCACTTCGGCGGGATGCGGGCGCTGTGGGGCCTGATCGGCGAAATGCGGGGGCATATCCGGCGGCTTCGGGAAAACAGCGCGGATGCCGAGGCGTGCATCGCCGCATTGCGTTTGGGAGTGGTGCATGGGATTCTTGGAAAAACGGGGAAACATCCTTCTTGCATGCGATTATAG
- a CDS encoding ABC transporter ATP-binding protein, with protein MNAIEAEGLTKYYRVYNQPIDRLKEAIRRRPYHHVVESLKDVGFQVAFGETLGIIGENGAGKSTLLKILAGTTQPTSGRLLRRGRFAALLELGSGFNPEFSGRTNIHLNAALLGLTEKEIRGRESAIIAFSELEEVIDRPVKTYSSGMHVRLAFSIATSVDPDVLIVDEALSVGDQRFSQKCVERMMGFREAGKTIIVCSHSMFLINELCEKSIWLDHGRVRAAGKTSSVISEYLAFLEEKERPKSAEPAGHQPGASGNLPEVIVEEIRFEKALTGEEVAFIRQFDAVTIRVRTRCTNGGFAGHIGIGLERNDGQIIFATTTKSQSLQPVQFEGMKDICLTLPRFPLLKGSFRAKAVVADENQIRVIHEKSSDPLMIESEHPEFGMLWMDHEWRC; from the coding sequence ATGAACGCCATTGAAGCCGAAGGGCTGACCAAATATTATCGGGTGTACAACCAGCCCATCGACCGGCTGAAGGAGGCGATCCGCAGGCGGCCCTACCACCATGTGGTCGAATCCCTGAAGGATGTGGGCTTTCAGGTGGCCTTCGGCGAGACGCTCGGCATCATCGGCGAAAACGGGGCCGGCAAATCCACCCTGCTTAAAATCCTGGCAGGCACCACCCAGCCGACATCCGGCAGGCTCCTGCGGCGGGGCCGGTTTGCGGCGCTGCTGGAGCTGGGCTCCGGTTTCAACCCGGAATTTTCGGGCCGGACGAACATCCATCTGAACGCCGCCCTGCTGGGCCTTACGGAAAAGGAAATTCGCGGCAGGGAGTCCGCCATCATCGCCTTCTCGGAGCTCGAGGAGGTGATCGACCGGCCGGTGAAGACCTACTCGAGCGGCATGCACGTTCGGCTGGCCTTCTCCATCGCCACCAGTGTCGATCCGGATGTGCTGATCGTGGATGAGGCGCTCTCCGTAGGGGACCAGCGCTTTTCCCAGAAATGCGTGGAGCGCATGATGGGTTTCCGGGAGGCCGGAAAAACCATCATCGTCTGCAGCCACAGCATGTTTCTGATCAACGAACTCTGCGAGAAAAGCATCTGGCTGGATCACGGCCGGGTCCGGGCGGCAGGGAAAACATCGAGCGTCATCTCCGAATATCTGGCCTTTCTGGAAGAAAAGGAACGGCCGAAGAGCGCCGAGCCTGCAGGGCACCAGCCGGGGGCTTCGGGAAATCTGCCCGAGGTGATCGTGGAGGAAATTCGTTTCGAAAAGGCGCTGACGGGGGAGGAAGTCGCCTTCATCCGGCAGTTCGACGCCGTGACGATCCGGGTGCGCACCCGGTGCACGAACGGCGGTTTCGCCGGACATATCGGCATCGGGCTCGAACGGAACGACGGCCAGATCATCTTCGCCACCACCACCAAGAGCCAGAGCCTCCAGCCGGTCCAGTTCGAAGGCATGAAGGATATCTGCCTCACCCTTCCCCGATTTCCACTTCTCAAAGGCTCCTTTCGGGCCAAGGCAGTCGTTGCCGACGAAAACCAGATCCGGGTCATCCATGAAAAATCGAGCGATCCGCTGATGATCGAAAGCGAGCATCCGGAATTCGGCATGCTCTGGATGGATCACGAATGGCGGTGCTGA